In one window of Parus major isolate Abel unplaced genomic scaffold, Parus_major1.1 Scaffold353, whole genome shotgun sequence DNA:
- the PORCN gene encoding protein-serine O-palmitoleoyltransferase porcupine yields MAALPPREFAAQVLPGCVVPTARQGLAQLWPLLLLCLGARLLHRLPLPRGGKHAGAAAGGLLALHHFFGAQALWVALLSGLCVLTLLLSRARAQRGLCLALAALSYLLMGELHMVDTVTWHKMRGAQMVVAMKAVSLGFDLDRGAGGAQGEPSPAQVLGYLCSPGSVVFGPWEPFGAYLRSVEGPPLSVAWAKKGLRSLGLALLCLLVSTCLAPFLFSSLLPLYGARALRRHIVPPRDLAVSRPLRVELPRSMAEVVTNWNLPMSRWLHTYVFQTARRLGTFAAVLGTYAASALLHGLSFHLAAVLLSLGLITYAEHALRQRLAAIFDACVLSKRCPPSCSHRHKNTLWVWVLNGALGALALFHLSYLGALFDVEAEDAVEEQGYGMAYTVRKWSELNWASHWVTLACWVLARLLR; encoded by the exons ATGGCGGCGTTGCCTCCGCGAGAGTTCGCGGCGCAGGTGCTGCCCGGCTGCGTGGTGCCCACGGCGCGCCAgggcctggcccagctctggccgctgctgctgctctgcctcgGGGCGCGGCTGCTGCACCGGCTGC ccctgccgCGGGGGGGGAAGCACGCGGGGGCGGCGGCCGGggggctcctggccctgcaccaTTTCTTCGGGGCACAGGCGCTGTGGGTGGCCTTGCTGAGCGGGCTCTGCGTCCTCACCCTCCTCCTGAGCCGGGCCCGCGCCCAGAGAGGGCTCTGCCTCGCCCTGGCCGCTCTCAGCTATCTGCTTATGGG ggagctgcacatGGTGGACACAGTCACCTGGCACAAAATGCGAG GGGCACAGATGGTGGTGGCCATGAAGGCTGTGTCGTTGGGCTTCGACTTGGAccggggggccgggggggcacagggggagcccagccctgcccaggtcCTGGGGTACCTCTGCTCTCCCGGCTCCGTCGTCTTCGGGCCCTGGGAGCCCTTCGGGGCCTACCTGAGATCCGTGGAGGGGCCCCCCCTG agCGTGGCCTGGGCGAAGAAGGGTCTGCgcagcctggggctggccctgctctgcctcctggtCAGCACCTGCCTGGCCCCGTTCCTGTTCTCCAGCCTCTTGCCTCTCTATGGGGCACGGGCCCTGCGCAG ACACATTGTCCCCCCCAGGGACCTGGCGGTGTCCCGGCCCCTGCGGGTGGAGCTGCCACGATCCATGGCTGAGGTGGTGACAAACTGGAACCTGCCCATGTCCCGCTGGCTCCATACCT ATGTGTTCCAGACCGCCCGGCGCTTGGGCacctttgctgctgtgctgggcacctACGCGGCCAGCGCCCTGCTGCAC GGCCTCAGTTTCCACCTGGCCGCcgtgctgctgtccctgggccTCATCACCTACGCCGAGCACG CCCTGAGGCAGCGCTTGGCTGCCATCTTTGACGCCTGTGTCCTGTCCAAGCGCTGtccccccagctgcagccaccgCCACAAGAAC ACACTGTGGGTGTGGGTGCTGAACGGGGCCCTGGGCGCCCTGGCCCTGTTCCACCTGTCCTACCTGGGTGCCCTGTTCGATGTGGAGGCTGAGGATGCTGTGGAGGAGCAG GGCTACGGGATGGCCTACACAGTGCGCAAGTGGTCAGAGCTGAACTGGGCCAGTCACTGGGTGACGCTGGCTTGCTGGGTGCTGGCCCGACTGCTGCGCTGA